From the Calonectris borealis chromosome 4, bCalBor7.hap1.2, whole genome shotgun sequence genome, one window contains:
- the LOC142081784 gene encoding toll-like receptor 1, whose amino-acid sequence MGPLTNIYVFACVFTFTLWNNIQPTVENEFIANYSSNLLTNVPKNIPVHTHVLDLSHNRISGLSISEFIYLSDLQVLNLSHNLITELDFSVFIFNQDLQYLDLSHNNIFKVYCQTLEYLRHLDLSFNKFTALPICQEFRYMFRLEYLGLSATMIRRSDFRYIIHLQLHTVFLTLEDFSLYEPQSLTALNTRSLHIVFAATQNFSFSLLYDGMSTSENLKIVNLRYTLSYEDFPSPSLTLLKKIKTRALMLDTVDLQWAIILEIFLFIWYSPVEHLTVRNLTFRGPLVELTEYEFLSLLSSLEQLVSLGGSMKTLTLEHVRNKLYYFNQEILYRQFSEMNIASLTIYDAYMPHMLCPNRTSSFQYLNFSHNALTDELFQNCGTLTDLKLLILERNKFESLSKVSFMTSRMKLLKYLDMSNNLLSHDAADVQCRWAESLTELDLSSNQLTDSVFECLPVNIEKLDLQNNQITSVAKGMAELKSLKELNLASNRLADLPGCSGFTSLEFLNIEMNSILTPSADFFQSCPRVRELQAGHNPFKCSCELQDFIRLERQSGGKLFGWPAAYMCEYPEDLRGTQLKDFHLTELACNTTLLLVTALLLTLVLVAVVAFLCIYLDVPWYARMMWQWTQTKRRAWHNHPEEQETVLQFHAFISYSERDSLWVKNELIPNLEKGEGCVQLCQHERNFIPGKSIMENIINCIEKSYKSIFVLSPNFVQSEWCHYELYFAHHKFFSENSNSLILILLEPIPPYIIPARYHKLKALMAKRTYLEWPKERSKRALFWANLRAAISINLPISFEVNEEYSDVTSTSSVSQYVNN is encoded by the coding sequence ATGGGACCCCTTACAAATATCTACGTCTTTGCTTGTGTCTTTACATTCACACTGTGGAATAATATCCAGCCAACTGTGGAAAATGAATTTATTGCAAATTATTCAAGCAATTTGCTAACTAATGTTCCAAAAAACATTCCAGTCCATACTCATGTGTTAGATTTATCACATAATAGGATCTCTGGACTAAGTATCTCagaatttatttatctttctgacCTTCAAGTATTAAATCTTTCTCATAATCTAATTACGGAGCTTGACTTCAGTGTCTTCATTTTTAATCAAGATTTACAATACTTAGATCTATCTcataataacatttttaaagtttactGTCAAACTCTTGAATATCTTAGACATTTAGATCTTTCTTTCAATAAGTTTACTGCCCTGCCCATCTGTCAGGAATTCAGGTACATGTTTCGTTTGGAGTACCTAGGATTAAGTGCCACAATGATAAGAAGGTCAGACTTCAGGTATATCATACATTTGCAGCTGCACACTGTCTTCCTAACCTTAGAAGACTTTTCTCTGTATGAGCCTCAGAGTCTGACAGCCTTGAATACAAGGAGCCTCCATATTGTTTTTGCAGCAACCcaaaacttcagtttttcccTCTTGTATGATGGAATGAGCActtcagaaaacttaaaaatagttAACTTAAGATATACCTTGAGCTACGAAGATTTCCCCTCTCCTTCTTTAACGCTTCTGAAGAAAATCAAGACAAGAGCTCTGATGCTTGACACTGTGGATTTACAATGGGCTATCATTTTGgaaattttcctgtttatttggTATTCACCTGTGGAGCATCTGACTGTGAGAAATTTGACTTTTCGTGGACCACTGGTGGAGCTGACTGAGTATGAATTTCTATCCTTATTAAGCTCTCTGGAACAATTAGTATCTTTGGGTGGCTCCATGAAAACACTAACTTTGGAGCACGTTCGTAACAAACTATATTATTTCAACCAGGAGATTCTATACAGACAGTTTTCAGAGATGAATATTGCCAGTTTGACAATATATGATGCATATATGCCACACATGCTTTGCCCCAACAGAACAAGCTCATTTCAGTATTTAAATTTTTCTCACAATGCCCTGACGGATGAATTGTTCCAGAATTGTGGCACTCTGACAGATCTGAAATTACTTATTTTGGAGAGGAATAAATTTGAGAGCCTTTCCAAGGTAAGCTTCATGACCAGCCGTATGAAATTGCTGAAATATTTGGACATGAGCAACAACTTGCTGAGTCACGATGCAGCTGATGTGCAATGCCGGTGGGCTGAGTCTCTGACAGAGTTGGACCTGTCCTCAAATCAGTTGACGGATTCTGTGTTTGAGTGCTTGCCAGTCAACATCGAAAAACTCGACCTACAAAACAACCAGATCACCAGTGTCGCCAAGGGGATGGCTGAGCTGAAATCCTTGAAAGAGCTGAACCTGGCATCGAACAGGCTGGCTGACCTGCCGGGTTGCAGCGGCTTTACGTCCCTGGAGTTCCTGAACATAGAGATGAATTCGATCCTCACCCCATCTGCTGACTTCTTCCagagctgcccaagggtcagggAGCTACAAGCCGGGCACAACCCGTTCAAGTGTTCCTGTGAACTGCAAGACTTCATCCGTCTGGAGAGGCAGTCTGGGGGGAAGCTGTTTGGCTGGCCGGCGGCGTACATGTGCGAGTACCCGGAAGACTTGCGAGGAACGCAGCTGAAGGACTTCCACCTGACTGAACTGGCTTGCAACACAACGCTCTTGCTTgtgacagctctgctgctgacgcTGGTGCTGGTGGCTGTCGTGGCCTTTCTGTGCATCTACCTGGACGTGCCGTGGTACGCGCGGATGATGTGGCAGTGGACGCAGACGAAGCGGAGAGCTTGGCACAACCACCCCGAAGAGCAGGAGACCGTTCTGCAGTTTCACGCGTTCATTTCCTACAGCGAGCGCGATTCGCTGTGGGTGAAGAACGAGCTGATCCCGAACCTGGAGAAGGGGGAGGGCTGTGTACAACTGTGCCAGCATGAGAGAAACTTCATCCCTGGCAAGAGCATCATGGAGAACATCATCAACTGCATTGAGAAGAGCTACAAGTCGATCTTTGTGTTGTCCCCCAACTTTGTGCAGAGCGAGTGGTGTCACTATGAGCTGTACTTTGCCCATCACAAATTTTTCAGTGAGAATTCCAACAGCTTAATCCTCATTTTACTGGAGCCGATCCCTCCGTATATTATCCCTGCGAGGTATCACAAGCTGAAGGCTCTCATGGCAAAGCGAACCTACCTGGAGTGGCCAAAGGAGAGGAGCAAGCGTGCCCTTTTCTGGGCTAACCTGAGGGCAGCTATTAGCATTAACCTGCCAATATCCTTTGAAGTAAATGAGGAGTATAGTGATGTTACTTCTACTAGTAGTGTAAGTCAGTATGTGAATAACTGA